TCATGTTTTGGATGGTTTGAATCAGTGGATATCACTTCCcaattatttgtttcttttactatcttctgtttctttttcttttctttttttcttttttaaaattcttttcaacttttttttttttttttgagaatcaattctTTTCAACTTTGTACTGCCTAGTCGTGAAGCATTGTCATGTATCTTCCACATTGTGCAGAAACTAATTCTGAACATAGAAACGTTTCTGCTCAGGTAAGTGATTGGCAGGCAGCTTTAAGAGTTGGTTCTCAGTATTAGTTTACTGATAGTCATTTATATGTGCAAATGTATAAGCTGTACAAGTATACTTCCTGATTTTCTCTTACATCTGGTAGAAAATGTCATAAACTTTTGTTTGGGTAGATCCTTGATTAACTCTTCAGCATATCTCATTTATTGAAAAACTCTTCAGCATCTCTCTCACTTCCAAGGCCTGCAGCTTCTAAATTTTCTGTGTAAATAGAATTTTCCTATGATGCTTTGTCCTCCTTGAGGCTGTATAGCCTTCTTGTGGAGTGTAAGTTTGTCTGGCATctctttgtattatttttatgagattAAATTCTGTAAGGTTGTGGtgtaaaattcatgttttattaCTCCAATCCCAACAAGTCACATCATCTTaccacatatttaaaaataagtataaatcatacccaatcaattctaatacccatatataaatccagccaaattggaaatttattgaaatattattagGTGTGTTAggatatattgaattttaagtaaaatactaACATGACAATCTTTTATGGAATagtgtaaaacatgagttttacaccccTATTCTTACCAAATTCGAACTCTATTTTTATCAGCTACCCATTTTTCTCTTCTGAAGCTTTGAAAgtaaaaatgtgaaacaagtatgatatttttggtttttctttgtgCATAATTAGGATGCATCTCCATCAGAAGTATTCAACAGAGTTATTTCTTCTCTATAATTTGTTGACAATGGATGGggtaactttaaaaaaataatttctcaaATGATCAGAAGGAAGTGAAGGAAACTCGTGGATGAAATGCATCCGGATTAGTGTGAATAATTCATATTTTTCCTCTTCCTATTCCGCACCAAAAAATCTCTTTTCAGTATAGTGTAGGAAACATGGTACGAGTAAATGCTCTATGTTACCATTTTCTGCGGCTGAAACTTGAAATGCAGCGTGTGGAATAGCTCCAAAAGGAAAGAGGGCGATGTGAAGAGAAAGACAGCTTGCAGAAGTAAACTGTATCCACAGAATGACAACCCGCAGAAGTAAACTGTATCCACAGAATTGTAAGTTCTATCTCTAACCTTATCATCTCCGAATGAGCCAGAATGCTTATGTAGGCTCTTACACCATAAGCAGGTGCCATGTCTTTTGTCATATTTCAAAGAAACTAGGAGCCTACTTTATGGAACAAACTCTCAGTCTATCCCCCCAATTGCCATGGCTTCCCAAGCCCACCAGATTCACTTTGTCTTGTTTCCTTTAATGGCCCAAGGCCACATGATCCCCATGATGGATATTGCTAGACTGTTAGCTCAACAAGGTGTGATAATCACTGTAATCACAACCCCACATAACGCAACCCGTTACAAAACGATTCTTGCTCGTGCTGTCGACTTTGGGCTCCAAATCCATGTAATTCAACTCGAGTTTCCAAGTGAAGAAGCAGGATTACCAAAAGGGTGTGAGAATATCGACATGCTACCTTCGCCAGACTTGATCTTTAATTTCTTCACTGCAACTAGCATGCTACAACGGCCAGTGGAGAAATTGTTCGAAAAGCTGACACCCCGGCCTAGATGCATCATCTCTGACATGACTTTGCCATGGACAGTGAATCTTGCTAGCAAGTTTCATATTCCAAGGATTTCTTTCCATGGAACATGTTGCTTCTGTCTCTTTTGCTTGCGTAGTTTGCACATTTCCAAGCTTCTTGAGAGTATATCCTCTGAAACTGAGTACTTTGTTGTGCCTGGCTTGCCTGACCAGATTGAAATTAAGGTAACAAAAGCCCAATTACCGGGAGCCCTCACTACAAGTCTGAAAGATTTTAACGTACAAATGATGGAAGCTGAAATGGCATCCTATGGGATAATTATGAATACATTTGAAGAGTTGGAGCCTTGGTATATCAAAGAGTACAAGAAGGCAAGAATGGACAAAGTTTGGTGTGTTGGCCCTGTCTCACTATGCAACAAAAACAACTTGGATAAGGCTCAAAGAGGGAACAAGGCCTCAATTGATGAGCACCAGTGCTTGAAATGGCTTGATTCAAGGGAACCAAACTCTGTAGTCTATGCTTGCCTTGGAAGCCTTTGCAATCTAATATCTTCCCAATTGATAGAGCTTGGGTTGGCGTTAGAAGCATCAAAAATACCATTCATTTGGGTTATAAAGGGGGGAGATAAGTTGCAAGAATTGGAAAATTGGATTGCAGAAGACCAATTTGAGGAAAGGATCAAAGGAAGAGGCCTTATAATTCGAGGTTGGGCTCCGCAAGTACTGATATTGTCACACCCTGCTATTGGAGGGTTCCTAACACATTGTGGTTGGAATTCAAATTTAGAGGGGATATGTGCAGGCATTCAAATGCTTACTTGGCCCTTATTTGCAGACCAATTTTTGAATGAGAAACTTGTTGTACAAGTACTAAAAATTGGTCTTAGGATTGGGGTTGAGGATCCTTTGAAGTGGGGGGAGGAGGAGAAGATTGGTGTGTTAGCGAAAAAGGAAGACATTAAGATGGCCATAAATAGGCTAATGGATGAAG
The sequence above is drawn from the Quercus robur chromosome 7, dhQueRobu3.1, whole genome shotgun sequence genome and encodes:
- the LOC126691977 gene encoding UDP-glycosyltransferase 73C25-like, which encodes MASQAHQIHFVLFPLMAQGHMIPMMDIARLLAQQGVIITVITTPHNATRYKTILARAVDFGLQIHVIQLEFPSEEAGLPKGCENIDMLPSPDLIFNFFTATSMLQRPVEKLFEKLTPRPRCIISDMTLPWTVNLASKFHIPRISFHGTCCFCLFCLRSLHISKLLESISSETEYFVVPGLPDQIEIKVTKAQLPGALTTSLKDFNVQMMEAEMASYGIIMNTFEELEPWYIKEYKKARMDKVWCVGPVSLCNKNNLDKAQRGNKASIDEHQCLKWLDSREPNSVVYACLGSLCNLISSQLIELGLALEASKIPFIWVIKGGDKLQELENWIAEDQFEERIKGRGLIIRGWAPQVLILSHPAIGGFLTHCGWNSNLEGICAGIQMLTWPLFADQFLNEKLVVQVLKIGLRIGVEDPLKWGEEEKIGVLAKKEDIKMAINRLMDEGEEREARQKRAKELSQMAKGAVEEGGSSNLNIKLLIQDIMEQASGGNPN